From one Psilocybe cubensis strain MGC-MH-2018 chromosome 13, whole genome shotgun sequence genomic stretch:
- a CDS encoding hypothetical protein (Uncharacterized protein YJR142W), whose amino-acid sequence MATIRKEKLTFLDIVDICDNVHLHRGPSGLCDVSFNSEILVPLYLSESPDSPVIGLLRPTMVEQLQVENQNSYQNGTEKMWSFRLSPSEHITSRNGVPGPSVSFRNWLDTPSKRTAAMKELCERWRDTGLFSNVCGPKKWRNEMYPVYSDPFGFHDHPLVAGHEEGLNFAFEMERSACALFGVVTYGVHLSIYDEVLQEDGQRKLRMWVPTRALTKPTFPGLLDNTVAGGIPSGMPIFDSLVKECMEEASIEPEIVNKYTRAVGSISYFYRASTGWLQPEVEYVYDIQIPPNVDPAPFTPRPLDGEVESFEFVSHDKLLQQLQAGLFKPNCGLVILDLFIRLGYITPDNEPDFLKIINRLHGTFDYAIW is encoded by the exons ATGGCCACAATCCGGAAAGAAAAGCTCACATTTCTTGACATTGTCGACATATGCGATAATGTTCATTTACATCGTGGGCCATCGGGACTCTGCGATGTTTCATTTAACTCGGAGATTCTGGTACCTCTATACCTTTCTGAATCGCCCGATAGTCCAGTAATCGGACTACTCCGCCCCACTATGGTTGAACAACTACAAGTTGAGAATCAAAACAGTTATCAGAATGGCACAGAAAAGATGTGGTCGTTCAGGTTGAGCCCTTCCGAGCATATCACTTCACGAAATGGGGTTCCTGGACCCAGCGTCAGCTTCCGCAATTGGTTAGACACACCCTCGAAACGAACTGCAGCTATGAAGGAATTGTGCGAACGCTGGAGGGACACTGGCCTTTTTTCAAACGTGTGCGGCCCGAAGAAGTGGAGAAACGAGATGTATCCTGTGTATTCAGATCCCTTCGGGTTCCATGATCACCCTCTAGTAGCAGGACACGAAGAAGGGCTCAATTTCGCATTCGAAATGGAACGCTCGGCATGCGCGCTGTTTGGGGTAGTCACATACGGTGTACATCTGAGCATCTATGATGAGGTTTTGCAGGAAGATGGCCAACGAAAATTGCGTATGTGGGTTCCAACTCGTGCTCTCACCAAGCCGAC CTTCCCTGGCCTCCTAGATAACACTGTTGCTGGGGGTATCCCAAGCGGCATGCCAATATTCGACTCATTGGTAAAAGAATGCATGGAAGAGGCTAGTATTGAACCTGAAATTGTCAATAAATATACCAGGGCAGTTGGCTCCATCAGCTATTTCTACAG GGCGTCTACCGGCTGGTTACAACCAGAAGTCGA ATATGTCTACGACATCCAAATTCCACCTAATGTTGATCCTGCACCATTTACCCCACGGCCTTTGGATGGAGAGGTTGAATCATTTGAG TTCGTATCACACGATAAACTTTTGCAGCAGTTGCAAGCGGGGCTGTTCAAACCAAATTGCGGTCTTG TGATACTCGACCTCTTCATTCGGCTTGGATATATCACTCCGGATAATGAACCTGATTTCTTGAAGATAATCAACCGACTGCACGGTACGTTTGATTATGCAATTTGGTGA